Sequence from the Leptospira fainei serovar Hurstbridge str. BUT 6 genome:
TTGGAGGAATCTTTAGAGCTTCAAGAGAAGGGGCAGCTGCCAGGATACGAAGTTTTCGTCTCGCGATCTCGAATAAAACAGGAGAAAACTTAATCTTTTTCGAAAAATTACCATCCCAAACGACTTTGGTTTCTTTGTCCGCAAAAGATAGTATCACTACTCAGTAGTATCTCGAAACAAGAGTATTTAGTCAATTCATTTTTGAGCATTTAAAATTAGAGATTTTTGCCTCTTCTATGCTTTAAAGGATAAATTGGCCTGGCTGGCGTTTAACGATAGATAATTGTCGAAGTTCCGCGCGTCCGAAGGACTTGGCGCGAGGCTTGCTTTGCAAGACGAGTGACAAAGCGGAATTTGGCGAAGCCCAAGCAAGGGTCGCGAAGCGATCCCGAAGCGCCGCGACAATTTTTAGTTATCTGCTGTGCCGCGCCCCGAATTCTAACCGGCGTAGCCATGGAAGGCGAAGCCGGTTAGGGAACGCCAACAGAACCGCGATTAAAGATTTAAACGATTATTTCTTTTTTGCAAATTCAGAAGCTACGTCAGCAATGATTTTTCTCTGATCGGGCGAAATCTGCAAGAGCGTCTTTACGATTTCTTTTAAGCCTTTAGTACTTTTGATTTTGCTGAATAAAACCTTATCCTCGTCCATTTGAAAAACCAGTCCTTCATCAGAAGAAGAATACTGAACAGGTTTAATAGGCTTGGAATCATCTAAAAGCCAATCGAGGTTTACCTTATATCTCTCTTTAAAAGTAGTGAGAAACGCTTGAGAAAGCGATTCCACTCTACCTTGGATAATATTGTTTAATCCAGCGGGAGAGATATTTAGCTCGGGAGCTGCCTCTTTCTGGCTTTCACCGTGATCTTCTAAAACTGTTTGTACCTTCTTTCCGATTAGTTTTTCAGTTTTCTTTGAAGTCATTAAAAATACACTAATAATTTATTTTCTGTTGACATTAATTCACTCATAGTGTATTAATGAATTTACCGATACACGGGCACAGAATTAGTTTTCATGGCATCTCCTTATCCGAAAAGCAGAAAAAGATCTATTCAGAGGCGCTCCATTGCCCCAGGAGAGGCAAATGCGAAGATTCTTCTACTTGCATGCGTTCTTCCCAAATGGAAAGTCTCAAAAAAAGATAAAGATTACTTTTGTAGAGCATTGATAAAAGCTAGAAAGGAAGCTGGATTTACACAAGCAGAAGTGGCTGAAAAGCTTAAACGAAGTTCAAGTCATGTATCTAAGATAGAATCAGGACTCAGGCGATTGTTTATGGATGAGTTTCTAGTTTTATACAGACTTTATAAAAAACCCACTATCTATTTCTATGCATCTTTTATGAGAAGCAATCTTGTAGAGCAAAGTGAGAAAGCCCGAGTAAAATCTGCTAAGCAGTTTTAACGAGGGCCATTAGAACGAGACTTGAATAGAATCTTGCGTCCCGATCGCGAAGCGTGCGGGTGAACCGGTTCGAAGAACCGGGACAAGCTTAATTCAATTAACCCTATTCGACATTTAAACTATTCTCAATTTCTAAAATTGAAAGCCTCGGTAGTGTCACGGATAAATCTTGCAAAATCGTTTCAAGATTCTCCATTAAAATAACTTTTATTTCTTCTTCATCTTTATTCAATATATCAAAACTAGTTTCGAGGTAATTTGCAAGCCCAATAATGCCTATCCTGTCTGCAAATCCAATAGAATGCAATTTTAGCTTCAAATAATTGTCAAGGCCTAGGGGTAAGAGTAGAGGCCAGGAAGAAATTGATTCATCAATAATTTGGTCTTGTTCAAGATTCTGTTGTCTTATTCTGATAATAGCTGAAAACACATTGGTCAATTGATAAGAAAGAAGATTATTAACAATGTCCAGGGATCTTTCTATCGAAAGATTGTAATTCTCCGAAATTTGTCCGTAAGTCATTCCGCTTAGCCAGGAAAGCGTAATATCTTTTAATCTATCTAATGACCCAATATCACTATAACTTCCCTCCTCCAAATCTTCCTTTATTGCAGAAATATATTCCAAGTGATTAAAAATGAAATCAATCCATTCAGCATCAAGCGGATTGATTTTTTTAAACCAAATATCATTTTCAAAATCTGCATTTTCCAAAATACTCAAATAAAGGCGCAGGCTTGATCCACTCTTCTTAATCTTAGGTAAAGATTCATTTGAAATATTATTTTTTATTTTCTCGGAACGAAGCTGAATTAAATGTTTAAAATTATTTCTTTGCTGTTCGTTTGATTGAACGTAGGAAAATGTATTTTCTACAAGTCGGGACGCAATTTCGTCTAAAGCAGACAGATCAACATTGTCTCCAATTAAATCAAGAATAGCCGAGTCGATTGAATCAATAAGTTTAAGGAATGATTCGTTTTGATTTTCTATCATATCATTAGTCAATGCTATTTTTCTATTTGAAATTACCCTAGTAATTCTTTCTATTACTGCATATAAGTATCCCTTCACTGGATGAATCTTAATATCATTACAGGCTTCAAAGATCGGTTCAAGATCTTCTTTATGCGGAATAATTATAACCCCATTTTTCTCTTTTCCTGCCCTTCCAACCCTTCCAAGTAGGTTCTTAATTTCCCTATTAGTCAGCTGATGCCATCTTTGATCAAATTGTCTTTTTGTTGTATGTATTACCATTGTTTTTAATGGTAAATTCACACCCTCTGCCAATGTATTTGTACAAACTACTAACCGTATTTTCTCATCACGAATGCAATTTTCGAGAATCTCTCTAATATACTGAGGTAATGACCCATGGTGAAAGCAAAAACCCATTCTAAGACATTGGACGAGCAAATAGCTTTCAGAAAATAAACGTGAGGCATATTCGGCCACTATAGCAACATACTCGCTATCTGCATAGTTATACGGATTGTTATTCTTAATTGCATAGTCAGAAATCAATTTGATTTGACTAATAATTTCAGTACATAAACCAGCAACACCGTTATCGAATTTAGTCGGAGCAAATAATGCAACAGTTCCAGCTGGAAGTGATTTCAAAGCGCATGCAACAGAAAGACGTTTTTTAGAAGAATCCCAAAATTTATATGTATTTTCACGTCCTGTTTGCGGATTTATGAATTGGTAGTCTGATTTTTTTAAGAAATTGTACAATTCATATCGTTTCGGTCTTTTATCCTTAGGGTTAAAATGTAAAACAAACCCTTCTTCATCCTTTTCAGAAAGTTGAACAGTAGCATAATCGAAAAGCGTTGGGCGAAAATTTGAACGAACTATAGTTTCGGATGACCCCCCAAGCCAATTGTTCACATCTTCAATGTTTGGAACAATTGCAGATAAATATATAAATCTAATATCTTCTCCTTTGAGGATTTTTAATCGAGTGAGAAATAATTCGTAATCAAATCCTCGATTTTTATCATCAAGCAGATGCCCTTCATCACAAATGACAAGATCAACATTATTCAAGACTTCGGGAAATATGTCTTCAATCGCCATCATCTTTTCAGGAGTAATGATAAGCAAATTTGAATTATCTATCGAGTTTTTCTCGATAGCAGTCGGCACTGAACCACCATATAATGTCTTTACTTTAATTCCATATCGATGTAACTTTTGCGCCAAACTTTGGCGAAGTTCAGAGGCTAATGATCGAAAAGGAGCGAGGAGAACTATTTTTGATAATGGATTTTTTTTAACATGGTAATAAATAATAAGTTCGCATAGAGCGGTTTTTCCAGCGCTCGTAGGCATTTGCATAGCAAAAGTCTTTTCTGAAGAGATTAATCCCCTCTCTATCGCCTCAAGTTGAGAAGGAAAGAAATACCAGATACGTTTTTCAATGTTCTCTTTTACATATTTTTTCCAGAACCTTGAATTATCATCGATCGAGAGTAATGTATTCCAAATTGAGTTCTTTTTAAAATATTCGAAAATCGACTTAGCAAGCACGCTTTCAGCATAAGCTTGAGGGTTAGTGTTAAGACCCTCTTCAATCTTTGCCTCTAGGTCGTACGTAATTTGATCTAGAACAGAAAATTCTCCTGAATTAAGAAATCTAGAAATACTTTTCGAAAATTCATTTTTTGGAAATATACTTCTACCCAGTATGGATAGAACAAATTGTAGACCTGGTTTTCCTTCAAAGTTGTCGAATATTAAGTTTTTGACAATCAAGTTAGAAGTTGCGGAAAATCCTGCCAAAAGACGTAAACTTGCAGTCATCAAATAAACTTCATAAATATTAATTCCCAAAAAGGAATTTCTTCCTTTAAGCGTAAACGTCTCCATTCCACGGGCAAGAGCAATTATCTCCTTGGAACTAATTTCAGTATATTTGCCCTTAAAAAGATCAAGGGCCAGATGATAGAGCGAAGTATAAAAATCGGAGTATTTCTTTACTATTGTGTAGTCTGCTATCGAATCTTCTTCAATTGCAAAATCAAAGTAAGATTGGTAAGAAGCAGATTGCGCTATCCAATTTGAAAGTTTATTTGATATCTCAAGCTTCATTGATTAATTCTTGAAAATAAGTTTCATAGAGCTTCTTGAGATCGTTAATTGAAAGAAGATAAAGCTTTATTTCATTTGACGGCTTTGTATACCCCTTACTAATTTCCGAATCGATATAACCGATATCGAATATTGCAATCGCATAATATTCTTGCCGATACGGATAATTGACAGGATCCTTGAATCTTCGCACCAAAGGCAGATCTGATTGAATGTCTTCACGTTCATATTTAGTCTCAACCCAGTTAATTGTTTGCGCGAATCGCGTAAATCGATCCTTTTCGGCTCCATCTAACGCTTCTTGAATTCTATTTTTCTTTTTAGATGGCTTTGTAGCATTCATCTTAGATTCAATAGATATAGCCAAGTCATTGCTGTGAGGATTCATCGGATCCTTAGCAAACAGAAATATTACATCAGAGAATGGAGCAGGAGAGTCTGGATGCTCTTTCCATCTCCATTTTTTTGGTCCGTATAAATCAATTTTTTTAGAAGTATATTCACTTTGTATAAAGAAGAAAGAAAATATTTCCCCAAAATCTCCTGACCTTATTTTCCCTTTAGAAGGTAAAACATTGTTCGCTAAATACTTTTTTCTTTCATCTGCCGATTTTTTAGAAAAACGAGGTAATTCATCTTCTTTTAAGTAAAACTCTTTACCATGGGATTTTATATAATCCTTTACGTTCACCCATTCTGATCTATCAATTTCAAATCGAACGTAATCATTGATTATCTTTTTAGTAAATTTTTTATAGATGTCCATTGTTAGTTTTATAATAAAGAAAGATTAAGCCTGCCACGGACGGCAGGCGCTATAATGAGGGGCGCGCCATGGCAGATAACGATAGATAATTGTCGAAGTTCCGCGAGTCCGAAGGACTTGGCGCGAGGCTTGCTTGGCAAGACGAGTGACAAAGCGGAATTTGGCGAAGCCCAAGCAAGGGTCGCGTAGCGATCCCAAAGCGCCGCGACAATTTTTAGTTATCTGCTGTGCCGCGCCCCAAATGTCTAACCAGCGTAGCCAAGGATGGCGAAGCTGGTTAGTGAATGCCAATAGAATTGCGATTTAAGACTTAATTCAAAACTATTCAAATATCTAATAAATCTTTGGGTTTAACCTTCAGTCGCTTAGAAAGCTTGAAAATTGAGTTAGCGGTGAAATTAGCCCTGCCCCCTTCAATATCTTGTAAAGTTCTTACAGGAACGGCGTAATCGCCTTCATCCATATTTTCCTGAGTAAGCCCTTTTTCCTTTCTTACGCTTTGAATATTCTTTCCGACTTTTAATAAAAATTCTTCAAAATCCACACACGGTATATTGCGGCAGAGTTGACAAAAAGTAAACGCGGTATACCGTGGGTCACATATTCTTTCGAGATTTCCGGTCGCAAAAGGCCCATTTATGATGAGAAAATCCAAAAACAACTCTCAAAGCGTTACCTATAGACAAACCATTGGGAGAATTTCCGATCAAGAGAAGAAAGCTTTCTATCATCAACTAAAGATTGCTAGAATAGAAGCTAATCTTACTCAAGCGCAAGTGGGGAAAATGATCAAAAAGAGCAGGAGTCAGGTTTCAAAAATAGAATCAGGTAAATGTAGGTTATATATGGATGAGTTTCTAAAGTTTATGAAGATTTATAAGAAATCTCCTTTCTTCTTTTACTCTGTATTTACAACAAATGAAGTTATTAAACCACAGAAGAAAGCCCGAGTAAAATCTGCGAAGCAGTTTTAATGAGGGTTATTAGGACTATCAAAGGGAGATTCAACGTCCCGATCGCGAAGCGTTCGGATCACGCGGCTCTTACCGACCCGCGATGCAAGAAGTGTAACAAGCAAGTTATAAATCAATTAGAAAGGAATTGTTCGATAGTAGCTACAATTTTCTCAAAATACTCTAATCCTTCCTCTGCTTCTCGCTTATCAAGCCCAGAAATATATTTAGCAAAATTTTTCTTTTTAGTAGATATAAACTGATTTTCAATAATAATTGCACAGTCTGGATCCAGTTCTAAATCGAGCAAATGTTGCAATGGGGTTTTATTAGTAGGAAAATCGATATTAGTTATTGAATTTATCGCATTTCTAGTTTCTAGAAATTTCTTTTGCTTCGCTATCTCCCAAAAACTTGGCTTAATTAATTCTTCAATAGAATAATAAACATCCTTAGAAGACGGTTTTTTAAACTTTAAATGCGGTGGCAATTCTAGACTGAAAGCGAGGAGACGCTTACAAGCTTTCGCATCAATTACTCTCCGATCTTTATCGAACTCTTCTTTCGTTTTCTTTGCACTTCGATCTTTGTCGAATATTCCAATAACCTTAGCCGGATTATCGGAATACGCGTGGGCGAGCAATTGTTTCTGAAGCCAATCATGCCCAGATCCTTCTTTTTTATATTCGAATGCGATCTTCTTTGAACTAATTTTCTTACTAATAGTGGAAGAAAATATTTGAATAGCTTTTAATAATATTAATTCATCACTTGGACCTTCTACAAAGATTCTTATCTGATCCCCCTTTCTTTTTATTTCTTTCAATTCTTCTTTTAGTTTCAATATCTCTACCATTCTCTCATGTGTATACTTTGAAACAAGTGGCATCAGTCCTAAATCTATATCAATACCATTAGTATTGTCCAGGATGTTAAGCTTAGTAGATTTTAAATACTCATCTCTTAAAACATTAAGTACGGAAATTTTTTGATCACCTTTCATTCTTTCTTTTAATGAATAAAATCCAGGGGAGTGAGTAGTAGTGAATAACTGAATTTCGTCAGAGTATTTATAAAATTCATCAGCAAGCTCAAAGGAGTTCGATAATTCAAGATTATTTTCAGGTTCTTCATATCCCCAAATTGTATTAATCCGAGGTGACCCGGACTGCAAGGTTACGTTTTCTTGGTCAGCGATAAATTTCAAAATTATCGGGATATGTCTTGTTTTAATGCCATCACCTCTTTGCCGTAACCCAACTTTTTCATTATGAACCCCAGTTAAAAAATCCAAAGTAGAAAATAAATTACGTAAATCGGCGGGCAAATGCAACTTACTATCAAGACCTAATAATTCGGATAACGATTTACTAATGTCTTTTGTACTAGTTTGCAAAGTTCCGACAAATTTCTGTGAAGCCTCACGAAGCTCTTTTTCAATTGATGACGATAAAGTATCATGCAAGTCTTGAAGTAGTGATTCAAAATATTCATTACCTTTAATAGCCGGTACATAACGAAATCTAATCTTTTTTAACCAATCAAATACTTTTGTTCTACCGGTTATTTCTTGGCCATTACCGTAAGAAAATAATTCTTTTTCCAATCCAGCTTTCCGCCAAGTTTTTTTCCATATTATATTTTCATGATCAACTTTATAAGAAGGCGGAGGCGTCATGGTAAGCTCAACAGTTATTTCAGGAGCCTTCTTTTGCGGCGTGAAAGCGAATTTGCAAAAATCTATATCAAAGTTAAAATTTGCTTTTAAATCGCTGCTATTATTGAAGAATAAATTCAAAGCGCGCAGAAAATTAGATTTTCCAACATCGTTTTTTCCTACAAAAAGATTTAAATTACTACAGTCAAATGACTCGTCAATTATCGACCTATAGTTTTTTATGTGAACATTTTTTATAAACATCAAATCTTTCCTTTAATTTTATAAATTACTAAAATTACAATTGGCCAGCCAAGGAGGGCTGGCGTCTCAATGAGGGGCGCGGCATGTCGTCTAACGGCCAAGGTTTGCCGAAGTCCGGCGAAGCCGGATTTGCCGGAGGCCGAGCAAGGGTCGCAAAGCGAGCCCGAAGCGAAGTGGCAAACCGAAGTTAGGCGACGTCCGACCCAAACTCGTTGCAATTCAAATTTCTTTCTAATTTACTATTAGTAACCAAATGCCGAGTTAGTAAAAGTGTTTCTTATAGCTGACTGTTTCGCTCCGAATACGCCAGGCATTGACACCTCTCGCTCAAATCGAACTATATAGATGTAATTCAAATCTCGGCACCAGATCAGAACAGGAGCGACCGTCTAGGAATACATCCACCTCCGGCCAGAACACGAAAATATCAAAGCCGAAGTCGAAAAACTAAACCCGTCGGATGTCCGCCTAACGGCCGAGGCTTGGCGACGTTTCGCGAGTCCGCAAGGACTTGGAACGAGGCTTGCTTTTGCAAGACGAGTGACAAAGCGAAATGTGCCGAAGGCCAAGCGAGGGTACGCAGCAACCCGAAGCGCAGTGCCAAGCCGAAAGTTAGGCGACGTCCGACCCAAACTCATTGCAATTCAAATTTCTTTCTAATTTACTATTAGTAACCGGATGCCACGTTAGTAAAATTATTTCTTATAGCTGATTGTTTCGCTCCGAATACGCCAGGCATTGACACCTCTCGCTCAAATCAAACTATATAGATGTAATTCAAATCTCGGCACCAGATCAGAACAGGAGTGACCGTGGAGGAATACATTCACCTCCGGCCAGAACACGAAAATATCAAAGCCGAAGTCGAAAAACTAAA
This genomic interval carries:
- a CDS encoding type II toxin-antitoxin system RelE/ParE family toxin, with product MILSFADKETKVVWDGNFSKKIKFSPVLFEIARRKLRILAAAPSLEALKIPPSNHLEQLKGDRKGQWSIRINAQYRVCFHWLDGNASEVEIVDYH
- a CDS encoding helix-turn-helix domain-containing protein, with product MTSKKTEKLIGKKVQTVLEDHGESQKEAAPELNISPAGLNNIIQGRVESLSQAFLTTFKERYKVNLDWLLDDSKPIKPVQYSSSDEGLVFQMDEDKVLFSKIKSTKGLKEIVKTLLQISPDQRKIIADVASEFAKKK
- a CDS encoding helix-turn-helix domain-containing protein, which translates into the protein MASPYPKSRKRSIQRRSIAPGEANAKILLLACVLPKWKVSKKDKDYFCRALIKARKEAGFTQAEVAEKLKRSSSHVSKIESGLRRLFMDEFLVLYRLYKKPTIYFYASFMRSNLVEQSEKARVKSAKQF
- a CDS encoding DEAD/DEAH box helicase, with the translated sequence MKLEISNKLSNWIAQSASYQSYFDFAIEEDSIADYTIVKKYSDFYTSLYHLALDLFKGKYTEISSKEIIALARGMETFTLKGRNSFLGINIYEVYLMTASLRLLAGFSATSNLIVKNLIFDNFEGKPGLQFVLSILGRSIFPKNEFSKSISRFLNSGEFSVLDQITYDLEAKIEEGLNTNPQAYAESVLAKSIFEYFKKNSIWNTLLSIDDNSRFWKKYVKENIEKRIWYFFPSQLEAIERGLISSEKTFAMQMPTSAGKTALCELIIYYHVKKNPLSKIVLLAPFRSLASELRQSLAQKLHRYGIKVKTLYGGSVPTAIEKNSIDNSNLLIITPEKMMAIEDIFPEVLNNVDLVICDEGHLLDDKNRGFDYELFLTRLKILKGEDIRFIYLSAIVPNIEDVNNWLGGSSETIVRSNFRPTLFDYATVQLSEKDEEGFVLHFNPKDKRPKRYELYNFLKKSDYQFINPQTGRENTYKFWDSSKKRLSVACALKSLPAGTVALFAPTKFDNGVAGLCTEIISQIKLISDYAIKNNNPYNYADSEYVAIVAEYASRLFSESYLLVQCLRMGFCFHHGSLPQYIREILENCIRDEKIRLVVCTNTLAEGVNLPLKTMVIHTTKRQFDQRWHQLTNREIKNLLGRVGRAGKEKNGVIIIPHKEDLEPIFEACNDIKIHPVKGYLYAVIERITRVISNRKIALTNDMIENQNESFLKLIDSIDSAILDLIGDNVDLSALDEIASRLVENTFSYVQSNEQQRNNFKHLIQLRSEKIKNNISNESLPKIKKSGSSLRLYLSILENADFENDIWFKKINPLDAEWIDFIFNHLEYISAIKEDLEEGSYSDIGSLDRLKDITLSWLSGMTYGQISENYNLSIERSLDIVNNLLSYQLTNVFSAIIRIRQQNLEQDQIIDESISSWPLLLPLGLDNYLKLKLHSIGFADRIGIIGLANYLETSFDILNKDEEEIKVILMENLETILQDLSVTLPRLSILEIENSLNVE
- a CDS encoding Hachiman antiphage defense system protein HamA — its product is MDIYKKFTKKIINDYVRFEIDRSEWVNVKDYIKSHGKEFYLKEDELPRFSKKSADERKKYLANNVLPSKGKIRSGDFGEIFSFFFIQSEYTSKKIDLYGPKKWRWKEHPDSPAPFSDVIFLFAKDPMNPHSNDLAISIESKMNATKPSKKKNRIQEALDGAEKDRFTRFAQTINWVETKYEREDIQSDLPLVRRFKDPVNYPYRQEYYAIAIFDIGYIDSEISKGYTKPSNEIKLYLLSINDLKKLYETYFQELINEA
- a CDS encoding helix-turn-helix domain-containing protein, whose protein sequence is MDFEEFLLKVGKNIQSVRKEKGLTQENMDEGDYAVPVRTLQDIEGGRANFTANSIFKLSKRLKVKPKDLLDI
- a CDS encoding helix-turn-helix transcriptional regulator, which produces MRKSKNNSQSVTYRQTIGRISDQEKKAFYHQLKIARIEANLTQAQVGKMIKKSRSQVSKIESGKCRLYMDEFLKFMKIYKKSPFFFYSVFTTNEVIKPQKKARVKSAKQF
- a CDS encoding ATP-dependent nuclease yields the protein MFIKNVHIKNYRSIIDESFDCSNLNLFVGKNDVGKSNFLRALNLFFNNSSDLKANFNFDIDFCKFAFTPQKKAPEITVELTMTPPPSYKVDHENIIWKKTWRKAGLEKELFSYGNGQEITGRTKVFDWLKKIRFRYVPAIKGNEYFESLLQDLHDTLSSSIEKELREASQKFVGTLQTSTKDISKSLSELLGLDSKLHLPADLRNLFSTLDFLTGVHNEKVGLRQRGDGIKTRHIPIILKFIADQENVTLQSGSPRINTIWGYEEPENNLELSNSFELADEFYKYSDEIQLFTTTHSPGFYSLKERMKGDQKISVLNVLRDEYLKSTKLNILDNTNGIDIDLGLMPLVSKYTHERMVEILKLKEELKEIKRKGDQIRIFVEGPSDELILLKAIQIFSSTISKKISSKKIAFEYKKEGSGHDWLQKQLLAHAYSDNPAKVIGIFDKDRSAKKTKEEFDKDRRVIDAKACKRLLAFSLELPPHLKFKKPSSKDVYYSIEELIKPSFWEIAKQKKFLETRNAINSITNIDFPTNKTPLQHLLDLELDPDCAIIIENQFISTKKKNFAKYISGLDKREAEEGLEYFEKIVATIEQFLSN